The following coding sequences are from one uncultured Tateyamaria sp. window:
- a CDS encoding TetR/AcrR family transcriptional regulator: protein MDEKVDTRSRILDIAEAAVLDKGFEATSIEEIVAGAEISRGGFFYHFKDKNALARAMLERYIEAEDALYDDLFARARELNDDPLHCMLIGLKLLAEMLEEMPAGHPGCVIASTAYQDRLFDEGVRELNRQAILGWRRRFRGMFEEIAEVYELRETVNMDALGDMVSSVVEGGLVLQRALREHNNASEQIMLFRTYLKLLFAPKHS from the coding sequence GTGGACGAAAAAGTCGACACACGGAGCCGAATCCTCGACATCGCCGAAGCGGCCGTTTTGGACAAAGGGTTTGAAGCAACCTCGATTGAAGAGATTGTCGCAGGTGCGGAGATTTCGCGCGGCGGGTTCTTCTATCACTTCAAGGACAAGAATGCCTTGGCCCGCGCGATGCTTGAACGCTACATCGAAGCCGAGGACGCGCTTTACGATGACCTCTTTGCTCGGGCGAGAGAACTGAATGATGACCCGCTGCACTGTATGTTGATCGGGCTGAAGCTGTTGGCGGAGATGCTTGAAGAAATGCCGGCAGGTCATCCGGGCTGCGTCATTGCATCAACTGCGTATCAGGACCGGCTTTTTGACGAGGGTGTGCGCGAGTTGAACCGGCAAGCTATTCTTGGATGGCGCAGGCGCTTCAGGGGGATGTTTGAAGAAATAGCGGAAGTCTATGAGCTTCGTGAAACCGTCAATATGGATGCTTTGGGTGATATGGTGTCTAGCGTCGTGGAAGGCGGCCTGGTGCTTCAGCGCGCACTGCGTGAACACAACAACGCCT